In Rana temporaria chromosome 3, aRanTem1.1, whole genome shotgun sequence, a single window of DNA contains:
- the LOC120930928 gene encoding tumor necrosis factor ligand superfamily member 6-like, with product MDRYVTSPMSVFTVEEPGHCDASRPPPGRRRASCNLLMQLILLLFALLALCGVASQIYYLSKVQAKLEATQEMVNMKFEAQQMRMKTAFRDGQLFPSAHLTGLTVKKNTSLDIPLQWESAHGLAFLHEMEYSDGSLRCKKSGLYFVYSKLQLGVVCEKVDPSLLFTHSVKLRTMGSVTQLMVNSGGFCNNQGSQIWKKSSFLGSSFLLEEGDEIFVNMSDRSLLRAQLQSATFFGLFML from the exons ATGGACAGGtatgtgacttctccaatgtcAGTGTTCACGGTGGAGGAGCCTGGACACTGTGATGCCTCCCGTCCACCTCCAGGAAGAAGAAGGGCAAGTTGTAACTTGCTGATGCAGTTGATTTTGCTGCTGTTTGCCCTGCTGGCACTGTGCGGGGTAGCGTCACAGATCTACTACCTTTCAAAGGTGCAGGCCAAACTGGAGGCTACTCAAGAAATG GTCAACATGAAATTCGAGGCACAGCAAATGAGAATGAAAACGG CATTCCGGGATGGTCAGTTATTTCCATCTGCTCACCTCACAG GTCTAACAGTTAAGAAGAACACATCGCTAGACATACCACTTCAATGGGAATCTGCACATGGCTTGGCATTCCTCCATGAAATGGAGTACAGTGATGGATCACTTCGATGCAAAAAATCCGGACTATATTTTGTGTACTCCAAACTGCAACTGGGAGTAGTTTGTGAAAAAGTGGACCCTTCTTTACTATTTACCCATTCAGTAAAATTGAGAACAATGGGTTCTGTCACTCAATTAATGGTGAACAGTGGAGGGTTCTGTAATAATCAAGGTTCTCAAATATGGAAGAAAAGCAGCTTCCTGGGATCCAGCTTCCTGCTAGAAGAAGGGGATGAAATTTTTGTCAATATGTCTGACAGAAGCCTCCTACGGGCCCAGCTACAAAGCGCAACCTTCTTTGGACTTTTTATGTTGTAG